Proteins encoded together in one Thermophilibacter immobilis window:
- the aroB gene encoding 3-dehydroquinate synthase: protein MTLENKQCAEKSVIHVDTSSRPYDVHVGAGNLCQLGAIARASAGGARCCVISETNVAPLYADAAEKSLAAAGYDVAERLVFAAGEGSKRLPVLADLLEGLAARELGRADVVIALGGGVTGDIAGLAAALYLRGCEVVQVPTSLLAMVDSSVGGKTAVDLAAGKNLVGAFWQPAAVVADVRCLSTVSPALLTDSCGEVIKHAVLDDAALLDELARSPLNGPETDESRMARVVARNVSIKRDVVAADERESGLRQTLNLGHTIGHAIEAASDFSLGHGSCVAAGLCCMARASERRGWCSPQTCERIERCVIAHGLPADTELSHDVLMGYVAHDKKRHGATVSIVVPEEIARVRLRTVSLEELAQLVELGCGVRGA from the coding sequence ATGACACTCGAGAACAAACAATGTGCCGAGAAGAGCGTCATCCACGTGGACACGAGCTCGCGCCCCTATGATGTCCACGTGGGTGCCGGGAACCTCTGCCAGCTGGGAGCGATCGCCCGTGCCAGCGCAGGCGGCGCGCGCTGCTGCGTGATCTCGGAGACCAACGTTGCCCCCCTCTACGCGGACGCGGCCGAGAAGTCCCTCGCCGCCGCCGGCTACGACGTCGCCGAGCGCCTCGTCTTCGCGGCCGGGGAGGGCTCCAAGCGACTCCCCGTCCTCGCCGACCTGCTCGAGGGCCTCGCCGCGCGCGAGCTCGGGCGCGCAGACGTCGTCATCGCCCTGGGCGGCGGCGTCACCGGAGACATCGCGGGGCTCGCGGCCGCGCTGTACCTGCGCGGCTGCGAGGTCGTCCAGGTTCCCACGTCGCTGCTCGCGATGGTCGACTCGTCGGTCGGTGGCAAGACCGCCGTTGACCTGGCGGCCGGCAAGAACCTCGTGGGGGCCTTCTGGCAGCCCGCGGCCGTCGTGGCCGACGTGCGCTGCCTCTCCACGGTCTCGCCTGCGCTGCTCACGGACTCCTGCGGCGAGGTGATAAAGCACGCGGTCCTCGACGACGCCGCGCTCCTCGACGAGCTCGCGCGAAGCCCCCTCAACGGCCCCGAGACCGACGAGAGCCGCATGGCCCGGGTGGTCGCGAGAAACGTCTCCATCAAGAGGGACGTCGTCGCGGCCGACGAACGCGAGAGCGGCCTGCGCCAGACGCTCAACCTCGGCCACACGATCGGCCACGCCATCGAGGCCGCGAGCGACTTCTCGCTCGGCCACGGATCCTGCGTCGCGGCGGGCCTGTGCTGCATGGCGCGCGCCTCCGAGCGCAGGGGGTGGTGCTCGCCGCAGACCTGCGAGCGCATCGAGCGCTGCGTGATCGCTCACGGCTTGCCCGCGGACACCGAGCTTTCCCACGACGTCCTCATGGGCTATGTCGCCCACGACAAGAAACGTCACGGTGCCACGGTCAGCATCGTCGTGCCCGAGGAGATCGCCCGCGTCCGCCTGCGCACCGTAAGCCTCGAGGAGCTGGCACAGCTCGTGGAGCTCGGCTGCGGGGTGCGAGGCGCATGA